The Pochonia chlamydosporia 170 chromosome 3, whole genome shotgun sequence genome contains the following window.
CGCCTCGCAAATATGAGACGGATACAGCAACATGGCGCATAGCCTCAACTCGGTTTCGTTTATCGCATCGCTTTTGCCGTACTCGTACATGAAGCATGTCGAGTGTCGCAGTCCATTTTGCCAGGGTGTATATTGTCCCTGTATTTGCCCTCAACTCATTCGCATACATGTTCCCCGCCAAGTCTGATCGTCAGCCTCCCGCCATTACGCGTatttccaacaacacaaacCACCTGCAAGCCCTCACTTCTTCGACCCAAGAAATCTACTTTGCGCAAATGGTCCCTGCATCTGGGTGTTTCTGTATCATCCATTCATACAGGGCAGTCCATGCGAGTATCTCCTTTTGCGCCAAGTGTGTCAATGTCGTGGCGGAGCCGCCTTATGTTCATGGTTCGTGTCAGCTTACCTCTTGCTGGCTTGCCTTCGGGCTCGTTAACCATTCCCGGTAAAATGATGTGATGGATCCCCCGTAGAATATTTGGCGCACAGAACACGTCCTGGCTAAAGCTGGTGGAGATTCTGCGTAAGATTTGGATCTTGGTTTGTGCAATATTAGTCAAGGTTTAGGTGTCATGCTGGGCGTATCTGTCGGGAAGGTGAGTGATGCGATGGATGCGACTGGGCAAGGGGGCTGTGATGCTGAACGACTCAATCGGCGGTCTTGTGGCACGttgatcttcttggcttGTTGTGTTTTACCTGTATTTGTGAAATAAGACAGATCATGCACTGTGACAGCATGTGGTCGTAGGTATAGCCTGCCTTGGTGTGGATTAGTCGCCTTAGCATGGGCAAAGACTTATGACCTCTCACTGTAGACATGGAGCgtatacctaggtacacaTGTAGACAGATGGAGTGATAGCAATAATGAGTGccaaccaagtcaaaaaGGTAATATTCATTCCCCAAAACAAGCTGCGCCGAACCAAAGCCTAAATCCCCAAACGCCAAGATGCTCCAATGTCCATTCATCCCAAATGCACCATCTCCCACAATCAAATTCAGTCATTACTGTACAGCCAAGGCCACCCACAGCATCATCTACGTCTTCAGATCCAAAACCTGCCTCAACACATCCTCGCTCGCCCTCCACCACCGTGCCCGCTGCTCCAAGTCATCTGCCACGCCGCCAAGAGCCGCCTCTTTCCTCCTCTGTGCTTCACGTGCGGCCGCAGTACTCGTCTGGAGCTTGGCCTCCAATGGTCCCAGCTCGGCCTGCAAACGCTCTGcctccttctgcttcctGGGCACCTTGGCCCGCAGAGCTTCAAGCTCCCGCgccagttgctgctgctcagCCCTGCGCCGCTCTACCAGGCCAAGCGTCTTGGCCAGAGGCAAATTGAGATTGGGGTTCGCGCCGTGGAACTCCTGCGCCGCCCTGAGCTTCTCGACGCGCTCTTCGAGTTCTTgcgtcttggctggcaaTTCTTGCAGTTTCGCTGTGTCGAGTTGCACGGCTTCGTATCGCTGGCTGAGCTCCCGTCCCCTCTTCTCGAGCTCCGTCACCATGGATGCGACTTGGGCCTTGAGCGACTTGAGTTCCGCCTTGGCTGCCGAGTTTTCCTTTTCTAGATCCAGGTTCTCTTGCATTGTGACGATTAGTGGCGGGTCGCCGACGATGGCGCGGATGAACTTCTCCTTGGTGACTTGCTCGACGTAGGAAAATCGTAGCTTTGCGAATAACTCGGTGTAGTGTGCTAGGTCGGCCTCCAGGCCGGCTGGTGTAGGGCCATCGAGAAGTGAATTTGATGCGTCGGATGCTCTTTGCCGTGAGCCTTGTTCTGCGGGATCGGTGATGGTTTCGCTGAGTTTGATGATGGATATTTCTTGTTTTGCTTCAAGGCGTTGCAGCGCCTCGAGCGCCCGAGTCGCGTCGGTCGCTGCCATGCTTCAGGTGGCTCGATCTCGTTGACGATGCGAGGATGATTGATCGTGATTTGCCTTACTGTGTCTGTCTGCCGGGAAGTTTTTCGACTGCTTCAGATCAACTTTTAGTTTGACGTgtttgaaggtgaagaatCACGCCGAGGGGGATCTGTTTACTTTCAACCCAAACCGGCTAGTGCGGATCTTACCGGCTATCGGAACCCAGACCACATCACCGCCACGCCTGGCCGTGCTTTGAGACCAACCCATTCCTCTCCACTTTCGGTCGTCGATGCGCCAACTTTGCGTTGCACTTATCAAGGGGTTTGGCAGCCGCTTTTGAGGTCTCTCCGGCTCTTATATTTTATCCTGGAGGTGATTTCTCAAATGTCAAACGATGAACTCCTCACGGACGACTACGTCGCGGGCCTCCTGGCGCAGGACGCCAACGACTGCTCGCTGAAATACTCCGCCATGGGCATGGAAGCATTTCGCGACAACAAAAAGTGAGTCCTCTATCGGGGAGTCAGATCAATTTCCAGCTCTAACGGACGCTAGGCCCTCTAATTTGCCGAAGCCGAATACCCGATTCCTGCGACACATTATCAAGGACACCAACACCCACAACAAGGCGTTGCTCGCCAAGGAGGCCGCCGAATCGAGGGCGAGGTTAAAAGATCTCGAATATGCCGAGGACGTTAAACGGAGGAAGACGAATCCGAATGCCAAGGACATACGGAGACGGCAGATGGGCGATATTCATGCGATTCTGGgggggaagaagaggcgCAGAGAGGACGATGATTCCGGCAGATCGACACCGCGGGATAGAAGTGATTCAGGCAGTCGGTCCGAGAGGAAAAGTTCGAAAAGAAGAGATGATTTATTTGACGAGGGAAGTGAGAAACAACGGCATGGAAGACTCTCGGAACGTGATTACGCCGACCACGATGGAGAATCTAGAAGCGAGGATAAGAGAAAATCTCGACGGAGCAGACACCACGCCTCACCAGACCACGACGACACCCGACATAGACACAGTAGATCACGGAGAGACAGGTCAAAATCACCGCGACATCACCGTTCCCGCTCACCCGACGACCAGAAACGCAGTCATAGACACCGTTCGCGCCATAGATCCCGATCAAAAGAATCATCACAACAGAACAAAAAATCAAGCGCCGCACAGGATCAAGACTCAGACCCACTAGAAGACTTAATAGGACCAGCTCCGCCGCCGAAATACAGAGGACGAGGCACCATCGGCGGAGCAGCAGAGCTGGACCGCCGATTCTCAGCGTCGTACGATCCGAAGCTAGATGTGCGCAtgagcgacgacgacgcaGATCCGTGGGACGACGCAGTAGAATCGTTTAGAGACCGGCAAAAACTGCGACTACACCAAGACCAGAGGCTTAAGGACGCCGGGTTTACAGATGAGCAAATACAACGCAGTAAGGGGGCGAGCGATAAACTCCAGGATaatgtggtctggtccaagGCCGGGGAAAAGAGGGAGTGGGATAAAGGCAAGGGCgttgggatggatggtgttgatgaagatgatgatcGTCCACGAACTTTGTTTTCTGAAGACTATTGAAAGAGTCTGGATTGGCGTTTCATGGCCTTATTATGTTACTGGACAGCGTGGGTTTGTTGCCTCATTTGGATAGGGGGTATACGTTTCGTGAATACTGATACAACATATGGTTTGTGGAAAATCGTATTTGCCTACTGCAAGTCTACATTGATACACCTTGATGTGTATTAGCATTTACTGTAACACGCGATGCCCTTTACATGTTtaaatacctaggtacttttGGCCCTTCATTGTGTTCCT
Protein-coding sequences here:
- a CDS encoding pre-mRNA-splicing factor 38B (similar to Metarhizium acridum CQMa 102 XP_007807184.1) → MSNDELLTDDYVAGLLAQDANDCSLKYSAMGMEAFRDNKKPSNLPKPNTRFLRHIIKDTNTHNKALLAKEAAESRARLKDLEYAEDVKRRKTNPNAKDIRRRQMGDIHAILGGKKRRREDDDSGRSTPRDRSDSGSRSERKSSKRRDDLFDEGSEKQRHGRLSERDYADHDGESRSEDKRKSRRSRHHASPDHDDTRHRHSRSRRDRSKSPRHHRSRSPDDQKRSHRHRSRHRSRSKESSQQNKKSSAAQDQDSDPLEDLIGPAPPPKYRGRGTIGGAAELDRRFSASYDPKLDVRMSDDDADPWDDAVESFRDRQKLRLHQDQRLKDAGFTDEQIQRSKGASDKLQDNVVWSKAGEKREWDKGKGVGMDGVDEDDDRPRTLFSEDY
- a CDS encoding 60s ribosomal protein l37 protein (similar to Togninia minima UCRPA7 XP_007913409.1), whose amino-acid sequence is MAATDATRALEALQRLEAKQEISIIKLSETITDPAEQGSRQRASDASNSLLDGPTPAGLEADLAHYTELFAKLRFSYVEQVTKEKFIRAIVGDPPLIVTMQENLDLEKENSAAKAELKSLKAQVASMVTELEKRGRELSQRYEAVQLDTAKLQELPAKTQELEERVEKLRAAQEFHGANPNLNLPLAKTLGLVERRRAEQQQLARELEALRAKVPRKQKEAERLQAELGPLEAKLQTSTAAAREAQRRKEAALGGVADDLEQRARWWRASEDVLRQVLDLKT